In Pectobacterium aroidearum, the following are encoded in one genomic region:
- a CDS encoding PfkB family carbohydrate kinase: protein MKASELVAKLDGLTARQPLTIIGAAVIDVIADAYALPYRGCDIELKQQSVNIGGCALNIAIALKRLGIDAQNALPVGQGVWADIIRHSLEKQNLTTVVQTDAGDNGWCLALVEPDGERTFMSFSGVENQWSDSWLASLSVPSGSLVYLSGYQLAAPCGGRLMSWLETLHNVTPFIDFGPRIADISPDLMARIMALRPIVSLNRQEAEVAAEMLGVSADVQTLGRAWTETYRAPVIIRQDKAGAWYFDAASEGCISPFPATVVDTIGAGDSHAGGTLAGLAAGWSLADAITLGNAVAAYVVSHRGGDCAPTQAELRARLLLADEHV, encoded by the coding sequence ATGAAGGCCAGCGAACTTGTCGCAAAACTGGATGGACTCACGGCACGTCAGCCGCTAACCATTATTGGCGCCGCGGTCATTGACGTGATTGCCGATGCGTATGCACTGCCGTATCGCGGATGTGATATCGAGCTCAAGCAGCAAAGCGTGAATATTGGCGGTTGCGCCTTGAATATTGCGATTGCGCTTAAACGTCTCGGCATCGACGCACAAAATGCCCTGCCTGTCGGACAAGGGGTATGGGCGGATATCATTCGCCATAGTCTGGAAAAGCAGAATCTGACCACGGTGGTACAAACCGACGCGGGAGACAACGGTTGGTGTCTGGCGTTGGTTGAACCGGACGGCGAGCGGACTTTTATGTCCTTCAGCGGTGTGGAGAACCAGTGGAGCGACAGTTGGCTGGCATCGTTATCTGTCCCATCAGGGAGTCTGGTCTATCTTTCGGGCTACCAACTGGCGGCACCGTGTGGCGGGCGCCTGATGAGCTGGCTGGAAACCTTGCATAACGTCACCCCATTTATCGATTTTGGCCCACGTATTGCCGATATTTCTCCCGATCTGATGGCGCGTATTATGGCGCTTCGCCCCATCGTTTCCCTTAATCGTCAGGAAGCGGAAGTGGCAGCGGAAATGCTCGGTGTGTCAGCGGATGTGCAAACGCTGGGGCGCGCCTGGACAGAGACGTACCGCGCACCGGTGATTATTCGTCAGGACAAAGCAGGGGCGTGGTATTTCGATGCCGCTTCTGAGGGCTGCATTTCTCCGTTTCCGGCAACGGTGGTTGATACCATCGGTGCGGGAGACAGTCACGCCGGAGGAACACTAGCGGGGTTGGCTGCTGGCTGGTCGCTGGCGGATGCCATCACGTTGGGGAATGCTGTTGCCGCATATGTCGTGAGCCACCGTGGCGGAGACTGCGCACCCACGCAGGCTGAACTTCGCGCCCGGTTACTCCTCGCAGACGAACACGTATAG
- a CDS encoding type II asparaginase: MKRMFNALFVVVFVCFSSLANAAENLPNIVILATGGTIAGSAAANTQTTGYKAGALGVETLIQAVPELKTLANISGEQVASIGSENMTSDVLLKLSKRVNELLARSDVDGVVITHGTDTLDESPYFLNLTVKSDKPVVFAAAMRPATAISADGPMNLYGAVKVAADKNSRGRGVLVVLNDRIGSARFISKTNASTLDTFKAPEEGYLGVIIGDKVYYQTRLDKIHTTRSVFDVTNVDKLPAVDIIYGYQDDPEYMYDAAIKHGVKGIVYAGMGAGSVSKRGDAGIRKAESKGVVVVRSSRTGSGIVPPDAGQPGLVADSLSPAKSRILLMLALTKTTNPAVIQDYFHTY; encoded by the coding sequence ATGAAAAGGATGTTTAACGCATTATTCGTTGTTGTTTTTGTTTGTTTTTCGTCTCTGGCAAATGCGGCAGAAAATCTACCTAACATTGTCATTCTGGCAACGGGCGGTACGATTGCTGGTTCCGCAGCAGCTAACACGCAAACCACGGGGTATAAAGCGGGTGCGTTGGGCGTAGAGACGCTGATTCAAGCGGTGCCAGAGCTGAAAACGCTTGCCAATATCTCCGGTGAGCAGGTTGCCAGCATTGGTAGTGAGAATATGACCAGCGATGTCTTGCTGAAGCTGAGCAAGCGTGTGAACGAGCTGCTGGCACGCAGCGATGTTGATGGCGTGGTCATTACGCACGGTACGGATACGCTCGACGAATCGCCTTACTTTCTGAACCTGACGGTGAAGAGTGACAAACCTGTGGTCTTTGCCGCAGCGATGCGTCCGGCAACGGCAATCAGCGCCGACGGTCCAATGAACCTGTACGGTGCGGTCAAAGTGGCTGCGGATAAAAACTCACGTGGTCGCGGTGTGCTGGTTGTATTGAACGACCGTATCGGTTCTGCACGTTTCATCAGCAAAACCAACGCCTCTACGCTGGATACCTTTAAAGCGCCGGAAGAAGGTTATCTGGGCGTGATTATCGGTGACAAAGTTTACTACCAGACCCGTCTGGACAAAATCCACACCACACGTTCCGTATTTGACGTGACCAACGTCGATAAACTGCCCGCCGTTGACATTATTTATGGTTATCAGGACGATCCAGAATACATGTATGACGCGGCCATCAAACATGGCGTAAAAGGCATTGTGTATGCGGGGATGGGCGCAGGTAGCGTATCCAAACGCGGCGATGCAGGCATCCGTAAAGCGGAAAGCAAAGGCGTTGTTGTCGTTCGTTCCAGCCGTACTGGTAGTGGCATCGTACCACCGGATGCAGGCCAGCCTGGTCTGGTTGCCGATTCTCTGAGCCCGGCTAAATCACGCATTCTGCTGATGCTGGCGCTGACGAAAACGACGAATCCTGCGGTGATTCAGGATTACTTCCACACGTATTAA
- the mak gene encoding fructokinase, which yields MRIGIDLGGTKTEVIALDDEGLERFRQRMPTPRNDYPETLRTIVTLVEMAEKAIGCRGSVGVGIPGTLSPFTGKVKNANSTWLNGQALDLDLATLLNRPVRVANDANCFAVSEAVDGAGAGKQTVFAVIIGTGCGSGIALNGQAHVGGNGIAGEWGHNPLPWMDEDELRYRQTVPCYCGKSGCIETFISGTGFAADYQRLSGQPHKGEAIIALAEQGDPIAELALQRYEHRLAKSLAHVINLLDPDVVVLGGGMSNVSRLYQTVPAKIKQWIFGGECETPVRQAIHGDSSGVRGAAWLWPKTK from the coding sequence ATGAGAATCGGTATCGATCTGGGCGGGACGAAAACGGAAGTTATCGCGCTGGATGATGAAGGGCTGGAACGTTTTCGGCAGCGTATGCCGACGCCAAGAAATGACTACCCGGAAACGCTACGGACGATTGTCACGCTGGTTGAGATGGCGGAGAAAGCGATTGGCTGTCGCGGCAGCGTCGGCGTAGGGATCCCCGGCACGCTATCGCCGTTTACCGGCAAAGTAAAAAATGCCAACTCCACCTGGCTCAACGGTCAGGCACTGGATCTTGACCTTGCCACGCTGCTGAATCGGCCGGTGCGGGTCGCCAATGACGCAAACTGTTTCGCTGTTTCAGAGGCGGTTGACGGTGCCGGGGCAGGGAAGCAAACCGTCTTCGCGGTCATTATCGGGACCGGCTGCGGATCGGGCATTGCGCTGAACGGTCAGGCTCACGTCGGCGGCAATGGTATTGCTGGCGAATGGGGACATAACCCGCTGCCCTGGATGGATGAGGACGAGCTGCGCTATCGGCAGACGGTTCCCTGCTATTGCGGCAAATCCGGCTGTATTGAAACGTTTATCTCCGGTACCGGATTTGCCGCGGATTACCAGCGTCTGAGCGGCCAGCCGCACAAGGGCGAAGCAATTATTGCCTTAGCGGAGCAAGGCGATCCCATCGCCGAGCTGGCGTTGCAGCGCTATGAACATCGGCTGGCGAAGTCACTGGCGCATGTGATTAACCTGCTCGATCCTGATGTAGTGGTGCTGGGGGGCGGAATGAGCAACGTTTCTCGCCTTTACCAGACTGTGCCAGCAAAGATTAAACAATGGATCTTTGGCGGCGAGTGCGAAACGCCCGTGCGTCAGGCGATACACGGCGACTCCAGCGGGGTACGCGGAGCCGCCTGGCTTTGGCCGAAGACGAAGTAA
- a CDS encoding methyl-accepting chemotaxis protein produces the protein MLKTTRSRILAACSTIVVLSLVINTFLNYTIANNANKESIQNTLDAVATSHSIAISDWVASKTQMISALHDRAIKDEDPIPLFKQIVASGGFLNVYMGYANGTAKFADPGGIPADYNPTIRPWYQQAVKEGKPLATAPYVDMVTNTLVVSFVAPVVEGGTVRGVVGSDVTMKSVIENVKAINPSPGSFGVLIDRNGTIIAHPDEKLTLKNITEIAPAINLNDILSADSARDVDFSGSTKLVLAKPITGTNWFMLVALDKAEATAGMRSLLSTSVITLVAIALLGTLVIGFIITSTLKRLLQIRDAMDDISNGNNDLTQRLPDEGHDEVAQIARSFNIFVDKISQVMVQIRDISASLQVAADEISAGNNDLSARTESAASSIQQTAASLEEISAAVTQSAGSAQQVNAKALLLSKDAGTGGKVVSDVIVTMEEIVVASGKIGDIIGVIDGIAFQTNILALNAAVEAARAGEQGRGFAVVAGEVRSLAQRSAQAAKEIKELIESTVSSVTSGSVQVRQASDTMNEIVGGVSTVSSVMSEITHAADEQMRGINEINKAVAQLDSMVQQNAALVQESAAASGALQSQAEELNAVVGAFRV, from the coding sequence ATGCTGAAAACGACACGCTCCCGCATTCTTGCGGCCTGTTCGACCATTGTTGTACTTTCACTTGTTATCAATACTTTTCTAAATTACACCATCGCCAATAACGCGAATAAGGAATCGATCCAAAATACGCTGGATGCGGTAGCAACCAGTCATAGTATAGCCATCAGCGACTGGGTTGCTTCTAAAACGCAGATGATTTCAGCTCTGCACGATCGCGCCATAAAGGATGAAGATCCGATCCCGCTGTTTAAACAGATCGTGGCTTCCGGCGGGTTCCTGAACGTCTACATGGGCTACGCCAATGGCACGGCCAAGTTTGCCGATCCCGGTGGTATTCCTGCCGATTACAACCCTACCATCAGACCTTGGTATCAGCAGGCTGTGAAAGAAGGCAAGCCGTTAGCGACCGCGCCGTACGTGGATATGGTAACGAATACGCTGGTAGTGTCTTTCGTTGCGCCTGTAGTGGAAGGGGGAACCGTCAGAGGCGTCGTCGGTAGTGACGTCACCATGAAGAGCGTGATCGAAAACGTCAAAGCGATCAACCCGAGTCCGGGGAGTTTCGGCGTGCTGATTGACCGTAATGGTACGATTATTGCGCACCCGGATGAAAAGCTGACGCTGAAAAATATCACCGAGATTGCTCCTGCGATTAACCTGAACGACATTCTTTCTGCGGATAGCGCCCGCGATGTGGATTTTTCCGGCTCGACAAAACTGGTGTTGGCAAAACCGATTACCGGCACGAACTGGTTCATGCTGGTGGCGTTGGACAAAGCTGAAGCGACAGCGGGTATGCGTTCTCTGCTGTCTACCTCGGTCATCACGCTGGTTGCCATCGCGCTGTTGGGCACGTTAGTGATTGGTTTCATTATCACGTCAACGCTCAAGCGCCTGCTGCAAATCCGTGATGCGATGGATGATATCAGCAACGGTAATAACGATCTGACGCAGCGTCTGCCGGACGAAGGGCATGATGAAGTCGCGCAAATTGCCCGCTCGTTTAATATCTTTGTCGATAAGATCAGTCAGGTCATGGTCCAGATTCGGGATATCAGCGCATCGCTTCAAGTGGCGGCGGATGAAATCTCAGCGGGGAACAACGATCTTTCTGCACGCACCGAATCTGCGGCGTCGAGCATTCAGCAAACGGCGGCCTCGCTGGAGGAAATCTCTGCGGCGGTGACGCAGTCGGCGGGATCGGCGCAGCAGGTTAACGCTAAAGCGCTGCTGCTGTCGAAAGATGCGGGCACGGGCGGGAAAGTGGTTTCCGATGTGATTGTCACGATGGAAGAGATCGTGGTCGCGTCTGGGAAAATCGGCGATATCATCGGCGTGATTGATGGCATTGCATTCCAGACTAACATTCTGGCGCTTAACGCAGCGGTAGAAGCCGCGCGTGCGGGTGAACAGGGTCGTGGTTTCGCTGTGGTTGCCGGTGAGGTTCGCAGCCTGGCACAGCGCAGCGCGCAGGCCGCAAAAGAAATTAAAGAACTGATTGAATCGACGGTTTCCAGCGTGACGTCTGGCTCTGTGCAGGTTCGTCAGGCCAGCGACACGATGAATGAAATTGTCGGCGGCGTGTCTACGGTGAGCTCGGTGATGTCTGAAATTACGCATGCGGCGGATGAACAAATGCGCGGCATCAACGAGATCAACAAGGCGGTCGCACAGTTGGATTCGATGGTGCAACAAAACGCTGCGCTGGTGCAGGAATCTGCCGCTGCGTCAGGTGCGTTGCAATCACAGGCGGAAGAACTGAACGCCGTCGTCGGGGCATTCCGGGTCTAA
- a CDS encoding nucleoside permease, translating into MKTTAKLSFMMFVEWFIWGAWFVPLWLYLSKSGFTAGEIGWSYACTAIAAILSPILVGSLTDRFFAAQKVLAVLMFAGAILMYLAAQQTEFMYFFPLLLAYSLTYMPTIALTNSIAFSHVADVERDFPRIRVLGTIGWIASGIVCGFLPTWLGFSDISPTNIPLLITAASSALLGCFALFLPNTPPKSTGKLDVKVMLGLDAVVLLKDKNFLVFFVCSFLFAMPLAFYYIFATGFLTEVGMKNATGWMTLGQFSEIFFMLALPFFTKRFGIKKVLLLGLITAAIRYVFFVYGDAYHYFTYALLFLGILLHGVSYDFYYVTAYIYVDKKAPVHMRTAAQGLITLCCQGFGSLLGYRLGGVMMEKLFAHGEPVNGLTFNWTGMWLFGAVMIAIIALIFILFFRESDKTISTIDVDGANQHFSTEENK; encoded by the coding sequence ATGAAAACTACAGCAAAGCTGTCGTTCATGATGTTCGTTGAATGGTTTATCTGGGGCGCCTGGTTTGTTCCACTCTGGCTGTATCTGAGCAAAAGCGGGTTTACGGCGGGGGAAATCGGCTGGTCGTATGCCTGTACGGCTATTGCCGCTATCTTGTCGCCGATTCTTGTGGGGTCACTCACCGACCGCTTTTTTGCCGCGCAAAAGGTGCTGGCCGTACTGATGTTCGCTGGCGCGATACTGATGTACCTGGCGGCGCAGCAAACAGAATTCATGTATTTCTTCCCGCTGTTATTGGCGTATTCGCTGACCTATATGCCTACGATCGCCTTGACTAACAGCATCGCTTTCTCGCATGTTGCCGACGTAGAACGAGATTTCCCACGCATTCGCGTATTAGGTACGATCGGTTGGATCGCCTCTGGTATCGTCTGCGGATTTCTACCGACGTGGCTTGGATTTAGCGATATCTCTCCCACTAATATTCCGTTACTGATTACGGCCGCCAGTTCTGCGCTGCTCGGTTGCTTTGCGCTTTTCCTGCCCAATACGCCACCGAAAAGCACCGGCAAGCTGGATGTTAAAGTCATGCTGGGGCTGGACGCCGTGGTGTTGCTGAAAGACAAAAACTTTCTGGTGTTCTTTGTCTGCTCCTTCTTGTTCGCGATGCCACTGGCGTTTTATTACATTTTTGCCACCGGCTTCCTCACTGAAGTCGGCATGAAAAACGCGACGGGCTGGATGACGTTGGGCCAATTCTCAGAAATTTTCTTCATGCTGGCACTACCGTTTTTCACCAAGCGCTTTGGTATTAAAAAGGTATTGCTACTGGGGCTGATTACAGCAGCGATCCGCTATGTGTTCTTCGTCTACGGCGATGCTTACCACTACTTCACGTATGCGTTGCTATTCCTCGGCATTCTGTTGCACGGCGTGAGTTACGATTTTTACTATGTTACCGCCTATATCTACGTTGATAAAAAAGCGCCGGTGCATATGCGCACGGCGGCGCAGGGGCTGATTACGCTCTGTTGTCAGGGATTCGGCAGCCTGTTGGGATATCGTCTGGGTGGGGTGATGATGGAGAAACTTTTCGCCCATGGCGAGCCGGTTAACGGCCTGACCTTCAACTGGACTGGCATGTGGCTGTTTGGCGCGGTGATGATCGCGATTATTGCGCTGATCTTTATCCTGTTTTTCCGTGAATCGGATAAGACGATCTCGACAATTGATGTAGACGGTGCAAATCAGCATTTCAGTACAGAGGAAAACAAATGA
- a CDS encoding GntR family transcriptional regulator, which yields MEHAHTQLIAQLTQRFATVDNTPLYLKFAETVKNAVRSGMLEHGNILPGERDLSQLAGVSRITVRKAMQTLEEEGVVTRVRGYGTQINNIFEYSLKEARGFSQQVVLRGKKPNTLWVNKQIVKSSKEVAEQLAIAPDTPVFMLKRIRYVDEDAVSIEESYVPVDLIADAEDIGVSLYDYFRSQNINPQRTRSRVSARMPDAEFQSHIQLDNKVPVLVIKQVALDPQNRPIEYSISYCRSDLYVFVCEE from the coding sequence ATGGAACATGCGCATACTCAATTAATAGCACAGCTTACTCAGCGCTTTGCGACTGTAGACAATACCCCGCTCTACCTAAAATTTGCCGAAACGGTAAAAAATGCCGTACGCAGCGGTATGTTGGAACATGGCAATATTTTGCCGGGCGAACGCGACCTGAGCCAGTTGGCCGGCGTATCGCGCATTACCGTGCGTAAAGCCATGCAGACGCTGGAAGAAGAAGGTGTGGTCACTCGTGTGCGCGGATACGGTACGCAAATCAATAATATATTCGAGTATTCGTTGAAAGAGGCGCGCGGGTTTTCACAACAGGTTGTACTGCGGGGTAAAAAACCGAATACGCTGTGGGTGAACAAACAAATTGTGAAAAGCAGCAAGGAAGTGGCTGAACAATTGGCTATTGCGCCGGACACCCCCGTTTTTATGTTGAAACGTATTCGCTATGTCGATGAGGATGCCGTTTCAATTGAAGAGTCGTATGTCCCTGTTGATCTGATCGCTGACGCTGAAGATATCGGCGTTTCACTGTATGACTATTTTCGCAGTCAGAATATCAATCCGCAGCGTACACGCAGCCGCGTCAGCGCACGCATGCCTGACGCCGAGTTTCAGTCCCACATTCAGCTTGATAATAAAGTACCGGTTCTGGTCATCAAGCAGGTTGCGCTCGACCCACAGAACCGGCCCATTGAGTACAGCATCAGCTATTGCCGTAGCGATCTATACGTGTTCGTCTGCGAGGAGTAA
- a CDS encoding ADP-ribosylglycohydrolase family protein, with translation MKQERILGALYGQALGDAMGMPSELWPRTRVKAHFGWIDRFLPGPAENNAACYFGRGEFTDDTSMALSLADAIIECDGEINADAIGRHILKWAESFDAFNKNVLGPTSKIALKAIRQGTPVSELENNGVTNGAAMRASPLGCLLPTHDLDAFIDQVALASSPTHKSDLAIAGAVVIAWAISRAIDGANWQAIVDALPSVARHAQEKRITTFSASLAARLELALNIVRNANGTESASEQLYQLIGAGTSTIESVATAIAMVELAQTDPNRCAILCANLGGDTDTIGAMATAICGALHGVTAINAALKQELDDINQLDFGRYASLLLQYRSAREA, from the coding sequence ATGAAACAAGAACGTATTCTCGGTGCCTTATATGGCCAGGCTTTAGGGGATGCGATGGGTATGCCATCGGAACTGTGGCCTCGAACGCGCGTGAAAGCGCATTTTGGCTGGATCGATCGCTTTTTACCCGGCCCGGCGGAAAACAATGCGGCGTGCTATTTCGGTCGCGGCGAATTTACGGATGATACCTCGATGGCGCTGAGTCTGGCCGACGCGATCATTGAATGTGACGGTGAAATCAATGCCGATGCGATTGGTCGTCACATCCTTAAATGGGCGGAATCGTTCGATGCCTTTAATAAAAATGTGCTCGGTCCCACCTCTAAAATTGCGTTGAAAGCGATCCGCCAGGGCACGCCGGTCAGTGAACTGGAAAATAATGGCGTAACGAATGGCGCGGCAATGCGCGCCTCTCCGCTAGGCTGCCTGCTGCCAACCCATGATCTCGATGCGTTTATCGATCAGGTGGCGCTGGCATCCAGCCCCACGCATAAATCCGATCTGGCGATTGCGGGGGCGGTCGTGATTGCCTGGGCAATCTCCCGGGCGATTGACGGCGCCAACTGGCAGGCGATCGTTGATGCATTACCGTCTGTAGCACGCCACGCGCAGGAAAAACGTATCACGACGTTTAGCGCTTCCCTTGCCGCACGTCTGGAGTTGGCACTGAATATCGTGCGTAACGCAAACGGTACGGAAAGCGCCAGCGAGCAGCTTTATCAATTGATTGGCGCGGGAACAAGCACCATTGAATCCGTCGCGACCGCTATAGCGATGGTGGAACTGGCGCAAACGGATCCAAACCGCTGTGCGATTCTGTGTGCCAACCTCGGGGGAGACACCGATACGATCGGAGCGATGGCGACGGCGATATGCGGTGCGCTACACGGGGTAACGGCGATTAATGCTGCGCTGAAACAGGAATTGGATGATATTAACCAGCTTGATTTTGGTCGCTACGCCAGCCTTCTCTTGCAATATCGCTCAGCACGGGAGGCGTGA
- the aroL gene encoding shikimate kinase AroL yields the protein MTHPIFMVGARGCGKTTVGHQLAQALGYDFVDTDLFMQQTTNMTVADVVAQEGWHGFRQRESLALQQVTSNRCIIATGGGMVLAEANRRFMHDKGTVIYLHADAELLAQRLEENPQDNQRPTLTGRPIAEEMADVLAAREALYRGVAHHVIDASQAPEAIVASVLKALRLSAA from the coding sequence ATGACACACCCCATTTTTATGGTTGGTGCCAGAGGCTGTGGGAAGACCACCGTTGGGCATCAGCTGGCGCAGGCGTTGGGATATGACTTTGTCGATACCGACCTGTTTATGCAGCAGACGACGAATATGACGGTGGCTGATGTGGTCGCGCAGGAAGGATGGCATGGGTTCCGCCAGCGTGAAAGCCTGGCACTTCAGCAGGTGACATCTAACCGCTGCATCATCGCGACGGGCGGCGGTATGGTGCTGGCGGAAGCCAATCGGCGTTTTATGCATGATAAAGGCACCGTGATTTATCTCCATGCGGATGCAGAGCTGCTGGCTCAGCGGCTGGAAGAAAACCCGCAGGATAACCAGCGGCCGACGCTGACTGGTCGTCCTATCGCGGAGGAGATGGCCGATGTGCTGGCCGCGCGCGAGGCACTTTATCGCGGCGTCGCGCACCACGTTATCGATGCCTCGCAGGCACCGGAAGCGATTGTGGCAAGCGTGTTGAAAGCGCTGCGTTTGTCGGCAGCGTAG
- the rdgC gene encoding recombination-associated protein RdgC — protein MLWFKNLMIYRLSRDSALSKDNVLSADELEKRLSAFAFTPCGSQDMMKTGWVSPMGSHSDALTHVVNGQIVICVRKEEKILPSPVIKQTLQAKIERLEAEQHRKLKKTEKDSLKDEVLHSLLPRAFSRFSQVWMWIDTVNGLIMVDAASAKKAEDTLALLRKTLGSLPVVPLTMENPIELTLTEWVRSGEPAAGFVLQDEAELKAILEDGGVIRCKKQDLVCDEIAVHIEAGKLVTKLALDWQERIQLVLSEDGSVKRLKFSDTLREQNDDIDREDFAQRFDADFILMTSELAALIANLIEALGGEAQR, from the coding sequence ATGTTGTGGTTTAAAAACTTAATGATTTACCGCCTAAGCCGGGATAGTGCACTGTCTAAAGATAACGTTTTATCTGCAGATGAGCTGGAAAAACGGCTCAGCGCTTTCGCGTTCACCCCGTGCGGCAGTCAGGATATGATGAAAACGGGTTGGGTATCACCGATGGGATCGCATAGCGATGCATTAACGCATGTCGTTAATGGGCAAATCGTTATCTGCGTCCGTAAAGAAGAAAAAATCCTGCCTTCTCCGGTCATCAAGCAAACCCTTCAGGCAAAAATCGAACGTCTGGAAGCGGAACAGCACCGCAAGCTGAAAAAAACCGAAAAAGATTCGCTGAAAGATGAAGTGCTGCATAGCTTGCTGCCGCGTGCGTTCAGTCGTTTCAGTCAGGTCTGGATGTGGATCGACACGGTTAACGGCCTGATTATGGTCGATGCCGCCAGTGCTAAAAAAGCGGAAGATACGCTGGCGCTGCTGCGCAAAACGCTGGGGTCACTGCCCGTTGTGCCACTGACGATGGAGAATCCTATTGAGCTGACGCTGACCGAGTGGGTACGCTCCGGTGAACCGGCAGCCGGTTTTGTGCTACAGGATGAAGCAGAGCTAAAAGCGATTCTGGAAGACGGCGGCGTTATCCGCTGTAAAAAACAGGATTTGGTCTGCGATGAAATCGCCGTCCATATTGAAGCGGGCAAGCTGGTCACCAAGCTTGCACTCGACTGGCAGGAACGTATTCAGTTGGTCTTGTCCGAGGACGGTTCGGTAAAACGCTTGAAGTTCTCCGATACGCTGCGGGAACAAAACGACGATATCGATCGGGAAGATTTCGCGCAGCGGTTTGATGCCGATTTCATTTTGATGACCAGCGAACTGGCTGCATTGATTGCGAATCTGATTGAAGCGTTGGGCGGAGAAGCCCAACGTTAA
- the ppnP gene encoding pyrimidine/purine nucleoside phosphorylase, with amino-acid sequence MLNVNEYFAGKVKSIGFEGDGIGRASVGVMDAGEYTFGTGQPEEMTVITGALKVLLPGAPDWQVFTPGETFFVPGKSEFNLQVVEPTSYLCKYL; translated from the coding sequence ATGCTGAATGTAAATGAGTATTTTGCAGGGAAGGTCAAATCAATCGGTTTTGAAGGCGACGGCATTGGCCGCGCGAGTGTCGGCGTCATGGATGCGGGTGAATATACGTTTGGAACCGGGCAGCCGGAAGAAATGACGGTCATCACCGGCGCATTGAAAGTGCTGTTGCCAGGCGCACCGGATTGGCAGGTTTTCACTCCGGGAGAAACGTTCTTCGTTCCGGGAAAAAGTGAATTCAATTTACAGGTGGTTGAGCCAACCTCTTATTTGTGTAAATACCTGTAA